One Bradyrhizobium sp. CCGB12 genomic window carries:
- a CDS encoding TetR/AcrR family transcriptional regulator — protein sequence MRSQLARKPEKTYHHGDLRDALIKAALREAERGGAEAISIKALAKQLGVSQPAPYRHFADREALIAAVTAEAFRQLSAILREAMAGLSKQSKLSRLALATLDFGLRRNGVYRLMFASRTVSCAAKGSELHEATRETFALVIEALEAPAVGYLRERQALKIWAALHGVVMLAEQGLFTGEAAHATREELIEDFVSETKAALAVAIRHARRRKKNGA from the coding sequence ATGCGTTCACAACTCGCTCGCAAGCCCGAGAAGACCTACCACCATGGCGATCTCCGCGATGCCTTGATCAAGGCCGCGCTGCGCGAAGCGGAGCGGGGCGGCGCCGAGGCGATCAGCATCAAGGCGCTGGCCAAGCAGCTCGGCGTCTCGCAGCCGGCGCCATACCGGCATTTCGCCGACCGCGAGGCCTTGATCGCGGCGGTGACGGCGGAGGCGTTCCGGCAGCTCAGTGCAATCCTGCGGGAGGCGATGGCGGGACTGTCGAAGCAATCGAAGCTGTCGCGGCTCGCGCTAGCCACGCTCGATTTCGGTCTGCGACGTAACGGCGTCTACCGGCTGATGTTCGCCTCGCGCACCGTGTCATGCGCGGCCAAGGGCAGCGAGCTGCACGAGGCCACGCGCGAGACCTTTGCGCTCGTGATCGAGGCCCTGGAGGCTCCGGCGGTCGGCTACTTGCGCGAGCGGCAAGCGCTCAAGATCTGGGCGGCGCTGCACGGCGTGGTGATGCTGGCCGAGCAGGGCCTTTTCACCGGCGAGGCGGCGCATGCCACGCGCGAGGAGCTGATCGAGGATTTCGTCAGCGAAACGAAGGCCGCTCTGGCGGTCGCGATTAGGCATGCCCGCCGTCGTAAGAAGAATGGTGCCTAA
- a CDS encoding ferredoxin, translated as MAERLRVHVDPDKCQGHARCKALAPELFELDEYGNAHEAGDGTVPPGLEDKAWLAKSNCPEIAIDVIEE; from the coding sequence ATGGCAGAGCGACTGAGGGTTCACGTCGATCCCGACAAATGCCAGGGCCACGCCCGCTGCAAGGCGCTCGCGCCGGAGCTGTTCGAGCTCGACGAATACGGCAACGCCCACGAAGCCGGAGACGGCACCGTTCCGCCGGGTCTGGAAGACAAGGCCTGGCTTGCCAAGTCCAATTGTCCGGAAATCGCAATCGATGTGATCGAGGAGTAA
- a CDS encoding cytochrome P450, whose amino-acid sequence MSDVSQPAAHPPVTDWVHDFDHTDPQWTDDPFPIWDELRAASPVVHTNRFLGCYLPTTYEAVREIANDSEHFSSRRIIVRDVRNEIAKNAAPPITSDPPVHKPAKQLLLPPFTPDAMKKLEPRVRAICNELIDGFIAEKSVDAAARYTKHIPVRAIAHMLGIPESDSDLFVNWIHMILELGIKDETKLLQAVQEMSAYFSAHIEARKNKPTDDLISYLMNARDKEGNPLEDSHVLGSLRLLLIAGIDTTWSAIGSSLWHLAKTPADRERLIAEPGLIPTAVEELLRAYSPVTMAREVVKETTISGCPVKAGNMVLLSFPAANRDPKMFPDADKVVIDRRENRHAAFGLGIHRCVGSNLARMEMQVALEEWLKRVPDFALDPAGTVTWSQGTVRGPRQLPFLLGKAM is encoded by the coding sequence ATGTCCGACGTCAGCCAGCCCGCCGCTCATCCGCCCGTGACCGACTGGGTCCACGATTTCGACCACACCGATCCGCAATGGACCGACGACCCCTTCCCGATCTGGGACGAGCTGCGCGCCGCAAGCCCGGTCGTGCATACGAACCGCTTCCTCGGCTGCTATCTGCCGACGACCTATGAGGCGGTGCGCGAGATCGCCAACGACAGCGAGCATTTCTCCTCACGCCGCATCATCGTCCGCGATGTGCGTAACGAAATTGCCAAGAACGCGGCTCCGCCGATCACCTCCGATCCGCCCGTGCACAAGCCGGCCAAGCAATTGCTGCTGCCTCCGTTCACGCCGGACGCGATGAAGAAGCTCGAGCCGCGGGTCCGCGCCATCTGCAACGAGCTGATCGACGGCTTCATCGCCGAGAAGAGCGTGGACGCGGCGGCGCGCTACACGAAGCACATTCCGGTGCGCGCGATCGCGCACATGCTCGGCATTCCCGAAAGCGACAGCGACCTCTTCGTCAACTGGATCCACATGATCCTGGAGCTCGGCATCAAGGACGAAACCAAGCTGCTCCAGGCCGTCCAGGAGATGAGCGCTTATTTCAGCGCCCATATCGAGGCGCGCAAGAACAAGCCGACCGACGATCTGATCTCCTATCTGATGAATGCCAGGGACAAGGAAGGCAATCCGCTCGAGGACTCCCACGTGCTGGGCTCGCTGCGCCTGCTCCTGATCGCCGGCATCGACACCACCTGGAGTGCGATCGGCTCCTCGCTCTGGCATCTTGCGAAAACGCCGGCCGATCGCGAGCGGCTGATCGCCGAGCCTGGACTGATCCCGACCGCGGTGGAAGAGCTGCTGCGTGCCTATTCGCCGGTGACCATGGCCCGCGAGGTGGTCAAGGAGACCACGATCTCCGGCTGCCCGGTGAAGGCGGGCAACATGGTGCTCTTGTCCTTCCCGGCCGCGAACCGCGATCCCAAGATGTTTCCGGACGCTGACAAAGTCGTGATCGACCGCCGGGAGAACCGCCACGCCGCCTTCGGTCTTGGTATTCACCGCTGCGTCGGTTCCAACCTTGCACGCATGGAGATGCAGGTTGCACTGGAGGAATGGCTGAAGCGGGTTCCCGACTTCGCCCTCGACC